The stretch of DNA ATACTGGAAACAATCGCATTCACTGGTTTGATGGAGTTCAATGGCAGGATTTTGCCACCTTTGGTTCTGGGTTCAATCAAGTGCGGGCTCCGCAAGGCGTAGTCCTTGATGCCAGCGGACAGTTTCTTTTTGTGGCTGATACCGGCAACAATCGAATCCTGCGTTTTGATGCCCTGACACCATTTTCAAATGCCACCGTGGTGGCAACCACCGGCATCGGTGCTGGTCAGGTTCGTGCTCCACAAGGACTGGCAATTGATCTCAATAACACACTCTATGTGGCTGATACTGGCAACAATCGGATCATTAAATTTGACACGGCGACAACAACCCCTGTTTTTCAGGTGATTGCGACATCCGGTACCTCACTCAATCGCGTGCGTGGACCACAAGGGCTGGCGGTTGATAACGAATTAAATCTTTATATCGCTGACACAGCCAATAGCCGGGTGCTGTTCTTCCCGCTTGGAACCACTGCTGGCGCGCAGGCAATTGCCACTGTGGGTTCAGGTCCAGGCCAGGTTCGGTTGCCGGAAGGTATCACGGTCGTGACCGGACCCGAAGGCAAACGACTGGTGATCAGTGATACCGGAAATAACCGAATCCAAAGTACATCGCTCACTGATACCACCCCACTGACACTTGGAACCTGGAGCCTGGTGAATGGGCCGGGGACTCAAACCGGTGCCATCGGCTCGTTGATTGGGCAATTCAGAAGCCCAGGGAAGATCAGATAAAAATGACAAGATGACAGGGTGACAGGATGACAAGGTGACAAGATGACAAGATGATAAGGTGACAGAATGACAAGGTGACAAATTTGTTTATTTTCAACCTTGTCACCTTGTTGGGTTTGGGTCGTCCTGGCCGTGACCGTGGGCTTCGCACCACGGCTATTACACGATGACCCTCCGGGCCTGAAATCCTTATCCTGGCGCTTATGGGGGGCAGGGTTTTCGAAGAAATGTCGCCCTGTCACCTTGTCACCTTGTCATCTTGTCATCTTGTCACCGTGTCACCCTCTCTCCTTGTCATCTTCACCGCTTTTTTTCTTCCCTCCATTGCCAATTCCTGACTAACTCATATAATCGGGGCACGTCTTTATTTTCTTTTTCCTCAGCACCTTTCATCGCATTTTTTCTTCAGCATGCATCCTGGCATTTCTCAAGACTGACCAGATCAAATCGAAGGTGCCGTCTTCTTTTTTCGTTCAACCGAGGGCCCTGATATGTCAATTATGAATTTCGATCTGACCGAAGAACAGCTTCAGGTAAAGTATTCCGTTCGTGAGTTTGCCGAGGCTGAAATCAAGCCGCATATTATGGAGTGGGATGAAGAACAAATCTTCCCGCTCGACCTGCAACCCAAACTGGCGGACCTCGGGTTGCTGGGCATTATTATCCCGGAAGACCTTGGCGGTGCCGGAATGGGCTATGTCGAGTACGCCACGATTCTTGAAGAGCTTGCCCGCGTGGATCCATCCATCACCCTGAGTGTGGCCGCACATAACTCATTGTGCACCAACCATATCTACCAGATGGGCAATAAACAGCAGCGGGAAGAATTTGTGCCGCCGTTGGCACGTGGCGAACAAATGGGCGCCTGGGCGCTGACTGAGCCAGGCTCCGGAAGTGATGCAGCGGGAATGCGCACTCTGGCCGTGCGTGAAAATGGCTCGTGGGTTATTAATGGAAGCAAAAATTTTATTACCAATGCTTCACATGCCGCAGTCACCGTCGTGATGGCCATTACCGACAAATCCAAAGGAAATCATGGGGTTTCGGCTTACATTGTGAAAAATGACACGCCTGGATTTACCGTCGGCAAGAAAGAAAACAAACTCGGGATGCGCGCCTCAAACACGGCCAGCCTGAGCTTTGAGGATTGCCATGTTCCTGCTGAAAGCATGCTTGGCGAATACAACCACGGGTTTGTTGACAGCTTGAAAATTCTGGATGGTGGACGCATTTCAATTGCGGCTCTGTCACTGGGTATTGCCCAAGGCGCCTATGAATCCGCGCTGAAATATGCCAAACAACGTCAGGCTTTTGGCCGGGTGATTGCCGAATATCAAGCGATCCAATGGAAACTGGCGGATATGGCCACCCAAATCGAGGCCGCCCGACTTCTGCTGTATCAAGCCGCCGTGTCGAAAGACCGGGGCAAAATCACCACCCGTCAATCAGCGATGGCCAAACTGTATGCCTCAGAAGTGGCCGTGAAGGTCT from Acidobacteriota bacterium encodes:
- a CDS encoding acyl-CoA dehydrogenase family protein; protein product: MNFDLTEEQLQVKYSVREFAEAEIKPHIMEWDEEQIFPLDLQPKLADLGLLGIIIPEDLGGAGMGYVEYATILEELARVDPSITLSVAAHNSLCTNHIYQMGNKQQREEFVPPLARGEQMGAWALTEPGSGSDAAGMRTLAVRENGSWVINGSKNFITNASHAAVTVVMAITDKSKGNHGVSAYIVKNDTPGFTVGKKENKLGMRASNTASLSFEDCHVPAESMLGEYNHGFVDSLKILDGGRISIAALSLGIAQGAYESALKYAKQRQAFGRVIAEYQAIQWKLADMATQIEAARLLLYQAAVSKDRGKITTRQSAMAKLYASEVAVKVSEEAIQIHGGYGYTKDYPPEKFWRDSKLCTIGEGTSEVQRLVIAREILRAS